A stretch of the Cydia amplana chromosome 6, ilCydAmpl1.1, whole genome shotgun sequence genome encodes the following:
- the LOC134649272 gene encoding protein lin-7 homolog C, giving the protein MSTTGEQLTLARDIKRAIELLEKLQQSGEVPATKLAALQKVLQSDFLNAVREVYEHVYETVDIQGSADIRASATAKATVAAFAAAEGHAHPRVVELPKTEEGLGFNVMGGKEQNSPIYISRIIPGGVADRHGGLKRGDQLLSVNGVSVEGENHEKAVELLKQAVGSVKLVVRYTPKVLEEMEMRFDKQRTGRRRTNYN; this is encoded by the coding sequence ATGAGCACTACAGGAGAGCAGTTGACGTTAGCCAGGGACATAAAGAGAGCCATCGAGCTGCTCGAGAAGCTGCAACAAAGTGGTGAAGTGCCAGCTACTAAACTCGCTGCCTTGCAGAAGGTGTTGCAAAGTGATTTCCTGAATGCTGTTCGAGAGGTGTACGAGCACGTCTACGAGACTGTAGATATCCAGGGCTCGGCTGACATTAGAGCTTCAGCCACTGCAAAGGCGACCGTGGCTGCTTTCGCAGCCGCCGAAGGCCATGCTCACCCCAGAGTTGTGGAACTGCCGAAAACCGAGGAAGGCTTAGGTTTCAACGTAATGGGCGGTAAGGAGCAAAACTCCCCTATTTACATCTCCAGAATCATCCCTGGTGGCGTTGCTGACCGTCACGGTGGACTGAAAAGGGGAGACCAGCTGTTATCAGTGAACGGCGTATCCGTGGAAGGTGAGAACCACGAGAAAGCTGTAGAGCTACTAAAGCAGGCTGTGGGCTCTGTAAAGCTGGTAGTCCGGTACACTCCCAAAGTTTTGGAAGAGATGGAAATGAGATTTGACAAGCAGAGGACTGGACGCAGACGAACCAACTACAATTAA